A part of Desulfomicrobium baculatum DSM 4028 genomic DNA contains:
- a CDS encoding PAS domain S-box protein gives MTKTMPLKNNGDLRFEDFFDLREVQIIQDSFAMATGVASLITSPEGLPLTRPSNFTRLCSQVIRGSRAGNENCMRSDALLGAYNPSGPNVSRCMSGGLWDAGVSITVGGRHVANWLIGQVRSSLADEEAMLGYAKTIGADPQEYREAMKEVPFMEEAQFRRVADALFVIANSLSEKAYQQTMLLEEKRERQKMDAMREMLMDRSLDAIVVVDQNHRIIEANRRFADMLGYTPAEVLGLRTWDYEANMTEGMIKELFSDFSQVNSVFETRHRRKDGSIFDVEVTTAGASIDGRSCVLAFSRDITTRKEAERQLRQSEKHFRALFELSRDGFILADAEGRFLDANKAYCDMTGYSLPELRALGDFYALTPEKWHDWQRDEIWTRLFKSGDTGVYRKEYIHKDGHVFPVELRDFAVHDDHGVVRYAWGIVRDISERVRTEERMRSLMQMVEQSPACIVMTDPQGNIEYVNPKFTELSGYSFDEARGQNPRILGSGYKSREEYQDLWRTIESGRQWRGEFRNRHKDGSLYWESALIAPILDPDGRTTHYVAIKEDITKRRHTEEELRKRDINFKKIVDILPQLVSYIDKDLRYRFVNATYSSFFSPGNLIGNTVAEVIGEKAFEATRGHIEQVFQGKTVHYGATLTYPEMGERFVDVYLIPDYSSHGVVDGYYAILNDLTHLKRIEDSLRLAKDEAEAANKLKSEFLANMSHEIRTPLNGILGMLQLMQGSNLDAEQQECLHTAIKSSERLTRLLSDILDISKIEADRLIFREHAFDIMDVEKALTELFGQAVKEAGIAYDFRVDPGLPKQVLGDEARLVQILFNLVGNSLKFADKGYVSVDITPLPFTAGAPLRLLFCVTDSGLGMSEQTQRDIFEPFIQSDGSYTRRHQGVGLGLTIVRKLVQRMGGSLCLDSVSGQGTAVYVSLPFGLPPDRSGEDPTSCGHCDGVPGLRLLMVEDDAVNLLCGQRLLEKSGYVVTTARDGQEALEVLMVHDFDLVLMDIQMPVLDGIQTTRAIRHAAPFAHVSTIPIIALTAHAMAGDQEKFLAAEMDGYLSKPFDICKINQEIARVVSLPRRGARQAD, from the coding sequence ATGACCAAAACCATGCCCCTGAAAAATAACGGTGACCTGCGTTTTGAAGATTTCTTCGATCTGCGGGAGGTCCAGATTATTCAGGACAGTTTTGCCATGGCTACGGGCGTCGCATCTCTGATCACTTCTCCCGAAGGGCTTCCATTAACCAGGCCAAGCAATTTTACCCGGCTCTGCAGTCAGGTCATCCGCGGATCCAGAGCGGGAAACGAGAACTGCATGCGCTCCGACGCCCTGCTTGGTGCGTACAACCCAAGCGGCCCGAACGTAAGCCGCTGCATGAGCGGCGGGTTGTGGGATGCAGGCGTGAGCATCACCGTGGGCGGCAGGCATGTCGCCAACTGGCTCATCGGGCAGGTGCGCTCCAGCCTCGCAGACGAGGAGGCCATGCTCGGCTATGCGAAAACCATCGGCGCCGACCCGCAGGAATACCGCGAGGCCATGAAAGAGGTGCCTTTCATGGAAGAGGCGCAGTTCCGCCGCGTGGCTGATGCCCTTTTCGTCATCGCCAACTCCCTGTCCGAAAAAGCCTATCAGCAAACCATGCTGCTGGAGGAAAAAAGGGAGCGGCAGAAAATGGACGCCATGCGCGAGATGCTCATGGATCGAAGCCTCGACGCCATTGTCGTCGTCGACCAGAACCATCGCATCATCGAAGCCAACAGGCGCTTTGCGGACATGCTCGGCTACACTCCCGCCGAGGTGCTGGGTTTGCGCACCTGGGACTACGAAGCGAACATGACCGAAGGCATGATCAAAGAGCTGTTTTCCGATTTTTCGCAAGTCAATTCGGTTTTCGAGACCAGGCATCGCAGAAAGGACGGGTCGATCTTCGATGTGGAGGTGACTACGGCCGGGGCCAGCATAGACGGCCGGTCCTGCGTCCTGGCCTTCAGCCGGGACATTACCACGCGCAAGGAAGCCGAGCGGCAGCTGCGCCAGAGCGAAAAGCATTTCCGGGCGCTTTTCGAACTGAGCCGGGACGGGTTCATCCTGGCCGACGCGGAAGGACGCTTTCTGGATGCCAACAAGGCATACTGCGACATGACGGGCTATTCGCTGCCGGAGCTACGCGCCCTGGGCGATTTCTACGCGCTCACACCCGAGAAATGGCATGACTGGCAGCGGGACGAGATCTGGACGAGGCTGTTCAAATCCGGCGACACGGGAGTGTACCGGAAAGAATACATCCACAAGGACGGGCACGTGTTCCCGGTGGAACTGCGGGATTTCGCGGTCCATGACGACCACGGCGTCGTCAGGTACGCCTGGGGCATCGTGCGGGACATTTCCGAACGCGTACGGACCGAGGAGCGGATGCGCTCCCTCATGCAGATGGTCGAGCAGAGTCCGGCCTGTATCGTCATGACCGACCCGCAAGGCAACATCGAATACGTCAATCCCAAATTCACGGAGCTTTCGGGATATTCCTTCGACGAAGCCCGGGGACAGAATCCCCGCATTCTCGGTTCGGGCTACAAATCGCGCGAAGAGTATCAGGATCTCTGGCGCACGATCGAATCCGGCCGGCAGTGGCGGGGCGAGTTTCGCAACCGCCACAAGGACGGCAGCCTGTACTGGGAATCCGCCCTCATCGCGCCCATCCTCGACCCTGATGGGCGGACCACCCATTATGTAGCCATCAAGGAGGACATCACCAAACGCCGCCACACGGAAGAGGAGCTGCGCAAGCGCGACATCAACTTCAAGAAGATCGTCGACATCCTGCCGCAACTGGTCTCGTATATTGATAAGGATCTGCGCTACCGCTTTGTCAACGCCACGTATTCCAGTTTTTTCTCGCCCGGGAACCTTATCGGCAACACCGTCGCGGAGGTCATCGGCGAAAAGGCTTTCGAGGCCACACGGGGGCATATCGAACAGGTTTTTCAGGGCAAGACCGTGCATTACGGGGCCACTTTGACGTATCCGGAAATGGGCGAACGCTTTGTCGATGTCTATCTCATTCCCGATTATTCGAGTCATGGTGTCGTGGATGGCTATTACGCGATTCTGAACGACCTGACCCATTTGAAGAGAATCGAGGATTCCCTGCGCCTGGCCAAGGACGAGGCGGAGGCCGCGAACAAGCTCAAGTCCGAATTTCTGGCCAACATGAGCCACGAAATCCGCACGCCATTGAACGGCATCCTCGGCATGCTGCAGCTCATGCAGGGCTCGAACCTGGACGCGGAGCAACAAGAATGCCTGCACACGGCCATCAAATCATCGGAACGCCTGACCCGCCTCCTGAGCGACATTCTCGACATTTCAAAGATCGAGGCGGACAGACTGATTTTCCGGGAGCATGCCTTCGACATCATGGATGTCGAAAAGGCGCTCACGGAATTGTTCGGCCAGGCAGTAAAGGAAGCAGGCATCGCCTACGACTTCAGAGTGGACCCCGGCCTGCCGAAACAGGTCCTGGGCGACGAGGCGCGGCTGGTGCAGATACTTTTCAATCTGGTCGGCAACTCCCTCAAATTCGCTGACAAAGGCTACGTAAGCGTCGATATCACGCCCCTTCCGTTCACGGCGGGCGCGCCGCTGCGACTGCTTTTTTGCGTCACCGACTCGGGCCTTGGCATGTCGGAGCAAACCCAGCGCGACATCTTCGAACCTTTCATCCAAAGCGACGGCTCCTACACCAGACGCCATCAGGGAGTGGGGCTGGGGCTGACCATCGTGCGCAAACTCGTGCAACGCATGGGCGGTAGCCTCTGTCTGGATTCAGTCTCCGGGCAGGGCACGGCGGTGTATGTTTCCCTGCCGTTTGGGCTGCCGCCTGATCGCAGCGGGGAAGATCCCACATCCTGCGGACACTGCGATGGAGTGCCGGGCCTGCGCCTGCTCATGGTCGAGGACGATGCGGTCAATCTGCTTTGCGGACAGCGCCTGCTGGAAAAATCAGGGTATGTGGTCACAACGGCCCGTGATGGCCAGGAGGCCCTTGAAGTACTCATGGTCCATGATTTCGATCTGGTGCTGATGGACATTCAGATGCCGGTACTGGACGGAATCCAGACCACCCGGGCCATCCGCCATGCCGCGCCATTCGCGCACGTATCAACGATCCCCATTATCGCCCTGACCGCTCACGCCATGGCCGGGGATCAGGAAAAATTTCTGGCTGCGGAAATGGATGGATACCTGAGCAAACCTTTTGACATTTGTAAAATCAACCAGGAGATCGCCAGGGTCGTGTCCCTGCCCCGCAGGGGAGCGCGCCAGGCGGATTGA
- a CDS encoding response regulator, translating into MRILIVEDDFVGRKVMHQLLLEYGECDVAVDGVEAVKAFELAWAANQPYDVMFLDIMMPNMSGHEALKIIRDREKERGVTPQNEVRVIMTSALDDVKNVTQSFFQGGASAYLVKPIERRKVIEELRKLGLV; encoded by the coding sequence ATGCGAATACTGATCGTTGAAGATGATTTTGTCGGCCGCAAAGTGATGCACCAACTGCTGCTCGAATACGGAGAGTGCGATGTCGCCGTGGATGGAGTCGAAGCCGTCAAGGCTTTCGAACTGGCCTGGGCGGCGAACCAGCCCTATGACGTCATGTTTCTGGACATAATGATGCCGAACATGAGCGGGCATGAGGCGTTGAAGATCATCCGGGACAGGGAGAAGGAGCGCGGCGTGACACCGCAGAACGAAGTGAGGGTCATCATGACCAGCGCCCTGGATGACGTGAAAAACGTGACCCAGTCCTTTTTTCAAGGCGGGGCTTCAGCCTATCTGGTCAAGCCCATCGAACGGCGCAAGGTCATCGAAGAGCTGCGCAAACTGGGTCTGGTGTAA
- a CDS encoding protein-glutamate methylesterase/protein-glutamine glutaminase, which yields MKNKIRILIVDDSALVRQTLTSIYSSDPEIEVIGAAGDPFAAAEIMRDQTPDVLSLDVEMPRMDGITFLKKIMTQHPIPTIICSTLTEKNAETTMKALEYGAVSIIQKPKVGTKQFMEESRIMLCDEVKAAAKAKVVKYVPRTLKITQKLNADVMLPKAASNAMIQTTEKVVVVGASTGGTEALLTLLQSMPVDCPGIVIVQHMPEKFTAAFAQRLNTLCDIVVKEAVDNDTVLRGQALVAPGNQHMLLKRSGARYYVQVKEGPLVSRHRPSVDVLFRSAARYAGKNAVGVIMTGMGDDGAKAMLEMHEAGAVTVAQDEASCVVFGMPGEAIKLGGVDKIVPLTQIAPLVLQLCRS from the coding sequence ATGAAAAATAAAATACGCATTCTTATAGTGGATGATTCGGCCCTGGTCCGCCAGACACTGACCTCCATCTATTCCTCGGATCCGGAGATCGAGGTCATCGGCGCGGCGGGAGACCCCTTCGCGGCGGCGGAGATCATGCGCGATCAGACCCCGGATGTCCTTTCCCTGGATGTGGAGATGCCGCGCATGGACGGAATCACGTTTCTCAAAAAGATCATGACCCAGCACCCCATTCCGACCATCATCTGCTCCACCCTGACCGAAAAAAACGCCGAAACGACCATGAAGGCCCTGGAATACGGGGCCGTGTCCATCATCCAGAAGCCCAAGGTGGGCACCAAGCAGTTCATGGAGGAGTCGCGGATCATGCTCTGCGACGAGGTCAAGGCCGCAGCCAAGGCAAAGGTGGTCAAATATGTGCCCCGGACCTTGAAGATCACTCAGAAACTCAACGCCGACGTCATGCTGCCCAAGGCCGCGTCCAACGCCATGATCCAGACCACGGAGAAGGTTGTCGTGGTCGGGGCCTCCACGGGCGGGACCGAGGCCCTCTTGACCCTGCTGCAATCCATGCCGGTGGATTGCCCGGGCATCGTCATTGTCCAGCACATGCCGGAGAAATTCACGGCCGCCTTTGCCCAGCGCCTGAACACCCTGTGCGACATCGTGGTCAAGGAAGCCGTCGACAACGACACCGTGCTGCGCGGTCAGGCCCTCGTCGCCCCGGGCAATCAGCACATGCTGCTTAAACGCAGCGGCGCCAGATATTACGTGCAGGTCAAGGAGGGACCGCTGGTCTCACGGCACCGCCCTTCCGTGGACGTGCTCTTCCGGTCGGCTGCGCGTTACGCGGGCAAAAACGCGGTGGGCGTCATCATGACCGGCATGGGCGACGATGGAGCCAAGGCCATGCTTGAGATGCACGAGGCCGGAGCCGTGACCGTGGCCCAGGATGAGGCGTCATGCGTTGTCTTCGGCATGCCCGGCGAGGCCATCAAACTGGGCGGCGTGGACAAAATAGTGCCGCTGACCCAGATCGCGCCCCTGGTTCTGCAATTGTGCCGATCCTGA
- a CDS encoding CheR family methyltransferase, protein MHMSSEENTFRSGLRLELPYLVDALGKDHGFLHDARQFEFLAEIVADHHLNGSTPLSSFLVAGCDRGLDAYSLCITLLEEAKEHSGLQFSILATDFLPVNVSQAKRGVYSSSSVRDLPQALIKRYFLRSRNSATNLVRLRPGVRDMVNFRCQDIFESFALREPMDVIVCRQVLHHFHPALALALAGRLRQYLAPGGILVLGARMPRMPGFRHLDHALYQAI, encoded by the coding sequence ATGCACATGTCATCAGAAGAAAACACCTTTCGCTCGGGTCTGCGGCTGGAACTGCCCTATCTTGTCGATGCCCTGGGCAAGGACCACGGCTTTTTGCATGATGCCCGGCAATTTGAGTTCCTGGCGGAAATCGTCGCCGATCATCATCTCAACGGGTCCACTCCGCTCTCCTCGTTCCTTGTGGCAGGATGTGATCGCGGGCTCGACGCCTACAGTCTGTGCATCACCCTGCTGGAAGAGGCCAAAGAGCACTCCGGGCTCCAATTTTCAATACTGGCTACGGATTTCCTGCCTGTCAACGTTAGCCAGGCCAAACGCGGGGTGTACTCTTCGTCCAGCGTCCGGGATTTGCCGCAAGCCCTGATCAAACGCTATTTTCTGCGCAGTCGCAATTCCGCCACGAACCTGGTTCGGCTGCGGCCCGGGGTGCGCGACATGGTCAATTTCCGGTGTCAGGACATTTTCGAGTCCTTCGCCCTGCGCGAACCCATGGATGTCATTGTCTGCCGTCAGGTACTGCATCATTTTCACCCCGCCCTGGCTCTGGCCCTGGCCGGCCGTCTACGTCAGTATCTGGCTCCGGGCGGCATTCTGGTCCTGGGGGCGCGCATGCCGCGAATGCCGGGTTTCCGTCACCTGGATCATGCGCTGTATCAGGCGATCTAG
- a CDS encoding chemotaxis protein CheD: protein MIVPTQAVDGLEDCRELPHDYLLVGQGGVYAAPTLVQTVLGSCVSVTMYCAKYRWGGIFHALLPRIGDFPGSRSSGDQYRYVDSSIWSLLREFAKAGISAKSLECKVFGGASPLHQNCDASAGNRNVQVAMEVLANEGVTVSASSVGGYGGRKLFFRTDTGLILQKRFQVKTCRDCGS, encoded by the coding sequence ATGATCGTCCCGACACAGGCCGTTGACGGCCTCGAAGATTGTCGGGAGCTGCCTCATGACTACCTGCTGGTAGGGCAGGGAGGAGTCTATGCCGCCCCGACTCTGGTGCAGACGGTGCTCGGTTCGTGCGTTTCCGTGACCATGTATTGCGCGAAATACCGCTGGGGCGGAATTTTTCATGCCTTGCTGCCGCGCATCGGCGATTTTCCAGGGAGCAGATCCAGCGGCGATCAGTACCGGTACGTCGACTCGTCCATCTGGAGCCTGCTGCGGGAATTCGCCAAGGCAGGAATTTCAGCAAAGAGCCTCGAATGCAAGGTTTTTGGCGGGGCCTCCCCGCTGCATCAGAATTGCGACGCATCGGCTGGAAACCGCAACGTGCAGGTCGCCATGGAGGTGCTGGCCAACGAGGGCGTGACGGTAAGCGCCTCCAGCGTCGGCGGCTACGGCGGCCGTAAGCTTTTCTTCCGCACAGACACGGGCCTGATTCTGCAGAAACGCTTCCAGGTCAAAACCTGCAGGGATTGCGGGAGCTGA